A genomic stretch from Nocardia wallacei includes:
- a CDS encoding DoxX family protein, which yields MVLAGLLAVEFASFGAGKLLAVASMRKRAEHLGFSTAAYRGIGALELAAGGGVLLGLAYPSIGVAAGGGLVLLMAGAIASHLRNNDGPTEIAPAAVSAVVAVTYVVTLAGAFS from the coding sequence ATGGTGCTCGCGGGCCTGCTCGCGGTGGAATTCGCGTCCTTCGGAGCGGGCAAACTGCTGGCGGTCGCTTCGATGCGCAAGCGTGCCGAGCATCTCGGGTTTTCGACAGCCGCATATCGCGGGATCGGTGCGCTCGAGCTCGCCGCCGGCGGCGGCGTACTGCTGGGTCTCGCCTACCCGTCGATCGGCGTGGCCGCCGGGGGTGGGCTGGTGCTGTTGATGGCCGGTGCGATCGCCTCCCATCTCCGAAACAATGATGGCCCAACGGAAATCGCGCCGGCTGCGGTCTCCGCGGTGGTTGCGGTGACGTATGTCGTCACGCTGGCGGGTGCGTTCTCGTGA
- a CDS encoding acyl-CoA synthetase has translation MTDQSVIATSAEELLWPRYAGPEDLTAIEAVPLAARGLPETTYDLLTRAATRWPERTAVTVLPDAEHWREPLRRTYSELLADVHRYANLLHELGVRRTDAVALIAPNCAQLIPATLAAQLAGIAAPINGGLSPHHIAELLRRSGARVLICAGPELAPDTWSAASELAAQGLVDALLVLRPTAAPDPAPLLPAIGDLLIGYLDVLAAAHDSTGFRGEPPAAADLAALFHTGGTTGVPKLAAHRHSGEVANAWMIAANSLLDEESAIFAALPLFHVNALVVTLLAPLFRGQPVVWAGPLGYRDIALYGQFWKIVAHYGIAAMSAVPTVYAVLSQCRVDADISSLRYAMVGASPLPPAVRENFQRHTGVTLVEGYGLTEATCATARSFPDLPRPGAVGQRMPYQQVGVVRTAEDGPWQRLPVGETGVLVISGPTVFAGYVTGHDERGHHLDVLGTVVDGWLSTGDLAHLDDDGFIHLHGRAKDLIIRGGHNIDPAIIEDALLSHPRVSAAAAVGRPDAHAGEVPVAYVVTSGTDVTEEELVAWAAERVCERAAAPRTVTILDALPVTDVGKPYKLGLRADATRRELLDALATISGIAGISTVVDDGTILATVTVAPETDRTTAEATLGRYAIDWKFEVQQ, from the coding sequence ATGACCGACCAATCGGTAATCGCGACCTCGGCCGAGGAACTGCTCTGGCCCCGCTATGCCGGGCCGGAAGACCTCACGGCCATCGAAGCCGTGCCGTTGGCGGCACGCGGGCTACCCGAAACCACCTACGACCTGCTGACCCGCGCGGCGACACGATGGCCCGAAAGGACCGCGGTGACCGTGCTGCCGGACGCGGAGCATTGGCGAGAGCCGTTGCGGCGCACCTACTCCGAACTGCTCGCTGACGTCCATCGGTATGCCAACCTGCTGCACGAGCTGGGAGTGCGCCGCACCGACGCGGTCGCGCTCATCGCGCCCAACTGTGCACAGTTGATCCCCGCCACCCTCGCCGCGCAGCTGGCGGGCATCGCCGCGCCGATCAACGGCGGCCTGTCACCCCACCACATCGCCGAGCTGCTGCGCCGTTCGGGAGCCCGGGTCCTGATCTGCGCCGGCCCGGAACTGGCACCCGATACCTGGTCCGCGGCAAGCGAGCTGGCTGCCCAGGGACTCGTGGATGCTTTGCTGGTCTTGCGTCCGACGGCCGCCCCCGATCCTGCTCCGCTCCTGCCCGCCATCGGGGATCTGCTGATCGGCTACCTCGATGTTCTTGCCGCCGCACATGATTCGACCGGGTTTCGCGGAGAGCCACCGGCGGCCGCGGACCTGGCGGCGTTGTTCCATACCGGCGGGACGACCGGTGTGCCGAAGCTGGCGGCGCACCGTCACTCCGGTGAGGTCGCCAACGCATGGATGATCGCCGCCAACTCCCTGCTCGACGAGGAATCGGCGATCTTCGCCGCGCTGCCGCTGTTCCACGTCAACGCGTTGGTCGTCACCCTGCTCGCGCCGCTGTTCCGCGGACAGCCGGTGGTGTGGGCCGGTCCGCTGGGTTACCGGGATATCGCGTTGTACGGGCAGTTCTGGAAGATAGTGGCGCACTACGGAATCGCCGCGATGAGCGCGGTGCCGACGGTGTACGCGGTGCTGTCGCAATGTCGCGTGGACGCCGATATCTCGAGCCTGCGCTACGCGATGGTCGGAGCTTCGCCATTGCCACCTGCGGTGCGGGAGAACTTCCAGCGCCATACCGGGGTGACCCTGGTCGAGGGCTACGGACTCACCGAAGCCACCTGCGCGACCGCGCGCAGCTTCCCCGACCTGCCGCGACCCGGCGCGGTCGGGCAGCGCATGCCCTATCAGCAGGTCGGGGTCGTCCGTACCGCCGAGGACGGGCCGTGGCAGCGGCTGCCGGTGGGGGAGACCGGTGTGCTGGTGATCAGCGGGCCCACGGTTTTCGCCGGGTATGTGACCGGCCATGACGAACGCGGCCATCATCTGGATGTACTGGGCACCGTGGTCGACGGCTGGCTCAGCACCGGAGATCTGGCTCACCTCGATGACGACGGATTCATTCATTTGCACGGTCGCGCAAAGGATCTCATCATCCGTGGCGGGCACAATATCGATCCGGCGATCATCGAGGACGCGTTGCTGAGCCACCCGCGGGTCAGCGCGGCCGCAGCGGTGGGCAGACCGGACGCGCACGCCGGTGAGGTTCCGGTCGCCTACGTCGTCACCTCCGGTACCGATGTCACCGAGGAGGAACTGGTGGCGTGGGCCGCCGAGCGCGTATGCGAACGCGCGGCCGCGCCCAGAACCGTCACGATCCTCGACGCGCTGCCCGTCACCGATGTCGGCAAACCCTACAAGCTCGGGCTGCGCGCGGACGCGACCCGCCGTGAGCTGCTCGATGCGCTCGCCACGATCTCCGGCATTGCCGGCATCAGCACCGTGGTCGACGACGGAACGATTCTCGCTACCGTCACGGTCGCTCCCGAGACCGACCGGACTACGGCCGAGGCGACACTCGGCCGGTACGCGATCGACTGGAAATTCGAGGTGCAGCAATGA
- a CDS encoding fumarylacetoacetate hydrolase family protein, with translation MTISVLRTADAWWVRTPAGAARIDTVATTTGELLADRAAIRTAASSAEAVPVESLSLISPVTAPCRVVAQMTNFVSHVKDSGMDPETVPLTFFRKASGSISGPHDDIVRPAHVRLLDYEVEIGLVFGRDMPVGAQVTTENVAEFVAGLVVTNDVSARDVQLPKTQFYEGKSYPTFTPVGPELVLLDADELKRFEDLRLRLWVNGQLRQDMTVADMIYRPLETLRALTRFQRMDVGDLLLTGTPVGTAISAPPKAAEIIGSLLPPKVKWRLFFQGQAKNPKYLKEGDVVEAAIATDDGAIDLGRQHTIVRYAR, from the coding sequence ATGACCATATCCGTCCTCCGCACCGCCGATGCCTGGTGGGTGCGAACACCTGCGGGCGCGGCTCGCATCGACACGGTCGCGACGACCACCGGGGAGCTGTTGGCCGACCGTGCGGCGATCCGCACCGCAGCCTCCAGCGCGGAAGCCGTCCCGGTGGAGAGTCTTTCGCTGATCTCGCCGGTGACCGCGCCATGCCGCGTCGTGGCGCAGATGACGAATTTCGTCTCCCACGTGAAGGACTCGGGCATGGACCCCGAGACGGTACCGTTGACGTTCTTCCGCAAGGCTTCCGGATCGATCAGCGGACCCCACGACGACATCGTGCGGCCCGCACACGTGCGTCTGCTCGATTACGAAGTGGAGATCGGCCTCGTCTTCGGCCGCGACATGCCGGTGGGCGCGCAGGTCACGACGGAGAATGTGGCGGAGTTCGTCGCGGGTTTGGTTGTGACGAACGATGTTTCGGCGCGCGACGTGCAATTGCCGAAAACCCAGTTCTACGAGGGTAAATCGTACCCGACCTTCACTCCGGTCGGACCGGAGCTGGTGCTGCTGGACGCCGATGAGCTGAAGCGGTTCGAGGATCTGCGGCTGCGGCTGTGGGTCAACGGCCAGCTCCGGCAGGACATGACCGTCGCGGACATGATCTATCGGCCGTTGGAGACCCTGCGGGCGCTGACTCGTTTTCAGCGGATGGATGTCGGAGACCTGTTGCTGACCGGCACTCCCGTCGGTACCGCCATCAGCGCGCCACCGAAGGCGGCGGAAATCATCGGCTCGCTGCTACCGCCGAAGGTCAAGTGGAGGTTGTTCTTCCAGGGCCAGGCCAAGAATCCGAAGTATCTGAAGGAGGGCGACGTGGTCGAGGCGGCGATCGCAACCGACGACGGCGCCATCGACCTGGGCCGTCAGCACACGATCGTGAGGTACGCCCGATGA
- a CDS encoding VOC family protein produces the protein MNGHHDAHTGLHSEHGALAGEHPGRARNPVIKVLDLAWLEFEKPDLDAAETFAHAFGFVTAMRTADEVQLRGTDPGSPCVLIRRGGRSRFVGPAFYAADSTDLLRLAEATDARAVAALPESLGGSTVDLVDPSRLRVRVVADTHELEALPAQRPRLLNVGHEVPRVNDTQRPPRVPARVRRLGHVVVQTTRYREALDWYLENLGLIVSDFLYYPGQRDRGPVMSFIRCDRGSVPADHHTLALTLGPSNRYLHSAYQVADIDALAAGGEYLREQGYRRSWGIGRHIQGSQIFDYWRDPDGFLVEHFSDGDMFDCTLEPGWAPMSASGLVQWGPPATKDFLGIKPGAESLRELRAIAGALRGDNEFDLRRLRGLLKVAGS, from the coding sequence ATGAACGGCCATCACGATGCGCACACCGGGTTGCACAGCGAGCATGGCGCGCTGGCGGGAGAGCACCCCGGACGTGCGCGCAATCCCGTGATCAAGGTGCTCGACCTGGCCTGGCTGGAGTTCGAGAAGCCCGATCTGGATGCGGCGGAAACCTTCGCCCACGCTTTCGGCTTCGTGACCGCGATGCGGACGGCCGACGAGGTGCAACTCCGCGGAACCGACCCTGGCTCGCCCTGCGTCCTCATCCGCCGTGGCGGGCGTTCGCGTTTCGTCGGTCCGGCCTTCTATGCCGCTGATTCCACCGACCTGCTGCGTCTCGCGGAAGCGACCGATGCGCGAGCCGTGGCGGCGCTGCCGGAGTCGTTGGGCGGGTCGACCGTTGATCTCGTGGACCCGAGCCGCTTGCGTGTGCGGGTTGTCGCCGATACCCACGAACTGGAGGCGCTGCCCGCCCAGCGGCCGCGCCTGCTCAATGTCGGGCATGAGGTGCCGCGCGTCAACGACACCCAGCGGCCGCCTCGGGTGCCGGCGCGCGTGCGGCGGCTCGGTCACGTGGTGGTCCAGACGACGCGATATCGGGAGGCTCTCGATTGGTATCTGGAGAATCTGGGTCTGATCGTCAGCGACTTCCTCTATTACCCGGGTCAGCGTGACCGCGGTCCGGTCATGAGCTTCATCCGCTGCGACCGCGGTTCGGTACCCGCGGATCACCACACACTGGCGCTGACATTGGGACCGTCGAACCGCTACCTGCACTCGGCGTATCAGGTCGCCGACATCGATGCGCTCGCGGCCGGTGGTGAATACCTGCGTGAGCAGGGCTATCGCCGATCGTGGGGGATAGGGCGCCATATTCAGGGCAGTCAGATCTTCGATTACTGGCGCGATCCCGACGGCTTCCTGGTCGAGCACTTCAGCGACGGCGACATGTTCGACTGCACCCTCGAGCCGGGGTGGGCGCCGATGAGTGCTTCCGGCCTGGTGCAGTGGGGTCCGCCGGCGACCAAGGACTTCCTCGGCATCAAGCCCGGCGCCGAATCGCTGCGCGAGTTGCGCGCGATCGCCGGAGCGTTGCGCGGGGACAACGAATTCGATCTTCGCCGCCTGCGCGGCCTGTTGAAAGTAGCCGGTTCATGA
- a CDS encoding TetR/AcrR family transcriptional regulator encodes MTAGNGSAPNRLERRKARTRAALVAAAQSLLAEGKLNVPILEITQAADVGMGSFYNHFSSREELFRTAIEEALDHHGALLDLLCEGVEDPAQVFAQSFRLTGRLHRRLPTLSKVLLNDGLNLASSNKGLAPRARRDIEAAASAGRFDVRDPELAMTVVAGAAICLGQLLHTHPERDDAEAADQVAEDLLRMFGLPPEEAREICRRPLPALDQPLGNSAA; translated from the coding sequence ATGACCGCAGGCAACGGCTCGGCGCCCAACCGCCTCGAACGCCGCAAGGCACGCACCCGTGCCGCACTGGTCGCGGCGGCACAATCCCTACTGGCCGAGGGCAAGCTCAACGTGCCGATCCTCGAGATCACCCAGGCCGCCGACGTCGGGATGGGATCGTTCTACAACCATTTCTCCAGCCGCGAGGAACTGTTCCGAACCGCCATCGAGGAGGCGCTCGATCACCACGGCGCACTCCTGGACCTGTTGTGCGAAGGCGTGGAAGATCCAGCCCAGGTCTTCGCGCAAAGCTTTCGCCTCACCGGCCGCCTGCACCGCCGGCTCCCCACCCTCAGCAAGGTCCTTCTCAACGACGGACTCAACCTCGCGAGCTCGAACAAGGGTCTCGCTCCCCGCGCCCGGCGTGACATCGAGGCCGCGGCCAGCGCCGGGCGCTTCGACGTTCGAGACCCGGAGCTGGCCATGACCGTCGTCGCCGGCGCCGCAATATGCCTCGGGCAGCTGCTTCACACCCACCCCGAACGCGACGACGCCGAGGCCGCCGATCAAGTAGCCGAGGACCTCCTGCGGATGTTCGGCCTCCCGCCCGAGGAAGCTCGTGAAATCTGCCGACGCCCCTTACCCGCACTGGATCAACCACTCGGCAACTCGGCTGCCTAG